A DNA window from Camelina sativa cultivar DH55 chromosome 13, Cs, whole genome shotgun sequence contains the following coding sequences:
- the LOC104737360 gene encoding uncharacterized protein LOC104737360 isoform X2, whose protein sequence is MSSNFQPSHVIHLPITIGDKGGLSKSGDFDEVREKMHLAISMSRTNMLDTVLDEFRVAYLSLSCEDRKKLLLILAKEYYIDRIHVRELIDQYVKLKIISRTETSTPDLDGPLNRIRWSLGHALRPTYAVLFERLNRCNEGPKFLCTLQCDILLMLRKDNLSSLRALESHLKEIS, encoded by the exons ATGAGCTCGAATTTTCAGCCATCGCACGTTATTCATCTTCCTATTACTATTGGCGACAAAGG AGGGTTATCCAAAAGTGGCGACTTTGATGAAGTGCGTGAGAAGATGCATTTGGCTATTTCAATGAGTAGAACCAATATGTTGGACACCGTTCTCGATGAATTCAGAGTG GCCTACTTGAGTCTCTCATGCGAAGATCGTAAGAAGCTATTGCTTATCTTGGCCAAAGAGTATTACATCGACAGGATTCATGTCCGAGAACTCATTGATCAGTACgtcaaactcaaaatcattaGCCGGACAGAAACATCTACACCGGATCTCGATGGCCCTTTGAATCGTATTCGCTGGAGTCTTGGACACGCCCTCAGGCCAACATATGCCGTGCTTTTTGAGAGGCTAAACAGATGCAATGAAGGGCCGAAATTTTTATGCACTCTCCAATGCGACATTCTGTTAATGCTTAG AAAAGATAATTTGTCGTCCTTGCGAGCATTGGAATCACATCTAAAAGAAATATCTTAA
- the LOC104737360 gene encoding uncharacterized protein LOC104737360 isoform X1, which translates to MCCSCYIVMSSNFQPSHVIHLPITIGDKGGLSKSGDFDEVREKMHLAISMSRTNMLDTVLDEFRVAYLSLSCEDRKKLLLILAKEYYIDRIHVRELIDQYVKLKIISRTETSTPDLDGPLNRIRWSLGHALRPTYAVLFERLNRCNEGPKFLCTLQCDILLMLRKDNLSSLRALESHLKEIS; encoded by the exons ATGTGTTGTTCTTGTTATATAGTAATGAGCTCGAATTTTCAGCCATCGCACGTTATTCATCTTCCTATTACTATTGGCGACAAAGG AGGGTTATCCAAAAGTGGCGACTTTGATGAAGTGCGTGAGAAGATGCATTTGGCTATTTCAATGAGTAGAACCAATATGTTGGACACCGTTCTCGATGAATTCAGAGTG GCCTACTTGAGTCTCTCATGCGAAGATCGTAAGAAGCTATTGCTTATCTTGGCCAAAGAGTATTACATCGACAGGATTCATGTCCGAGAACTCATTGATCAGTACgtcaaactcaaaatcattaGCCGGACAGAAACATCTACACCGGATCTCGATGGCCCTTTGAATCGTATTCGCTGGAGTCTTGGACACGCCCTCAGGCCAACATATGCCGTGCTTTTTGAGAGGCTAAACAGATGCAATGAAGGGCCGAAATTTTTATGCACTCTCCAATGCGACATTCTGTTAATGCTTAG AAAAGATAATTTGTCGTCCTTGCGAGCATTGGAATCACATCTAAAAGAAATATCTTAA
- the LOC104737368 gene encoding F-box protein At4g05010 → MAFVSGGGRFEVIKSKRDYEVLGLGFVRFTRGLGRKRILISKSSAPVNNDSSPPEESNRSLLESLHQDILIRVLCHVDHEDLETLKLVSKTIRKAVIEAKKSHFDYSTPKKRLPFRDAVLINEEDSNSNSDSSSQSDEMEPPNAPIRRRTINRESDLSKISMVLFK, encoded by the exons ATGGCGTTTGTGAGTGGCGGTGGTCGGTTTGAGGTTATCAAGTCGAAGCGTGACTATGAGgtattagggttagggtttgttAGGTTTACTAGGGGGTTAGGGAGGAAAAGGATTCTCATATCTAAATCATCAGCTCCGGTTAATAATGATTCATCGCCGCCGGAAGAATCTAATCGCTCTCTTCTTGAATCACTTCATCAAGATATTTTG ATTCGAGTGCTTTGTCATGTGGATCACGAGGACCTAGAGACACTAAAACTTGTATCTAAAACAATACGAAAAGct GTAATAGAAGCGAAGAAGTCGCATTTTGATTATAGCACACCAAAAAAGAGACTTCCATTTAGAGACGCGGTATTAATCAACGAGGAAGATTCAAATTCGAATTCGGATTCGAGTAGTCAAAGTGATGAAATGGAGCCACCTAATGCACCAATTCGAAGGAGGACTATTAATCGAGAATCTGATTTGTCCAAGATCTCTATGGTCTTGTTTAAATGA
- the LOC104737363 gene encoding uncharacterized protein At4g04980-like, with translation CTVEHVLAALDGLIKTTRERFGMMDHESEGRKSFTPKGVSSEARRSFTRSASYSESNNSFYPSPLTPRSVLPGTMLMSSNSTSPSLWNLRAQALDRLSPVDLKRFAMQILSQRDSESVNDMKISIEEENEESDTSLVEKEEEEEEEEEEDNDSSVFETEKHDIETEDHREGSGPDHETEAENEIEEHNLIDGSDTEPEIETEHHLVGFETEDHSETTTSESNSIDYSQKEEESVPRSPPPPPLPSPQSPSPMASMLNNKSTLLSQPPPPPPSPQSELKAPAPPPPPPTSKSSESGAFCQFPRQQSMPAPPAPPGIVRSLRSKKATSKLRRSAQIANLYWVLKGKLEGRGVEGKTGKASKGQKNVPEKSPVKGARSGMADALAEMTKRSSYFQQIEEDVQKYAKSIEELKSSIQSFRTKDMKELLEFHSKVESVLEKLTDETQVLARFEGFPEKKLEAIRTAGALYKKLDGILVELKNWKIEPPLNDLLDKIERYFNKFKGEIETVERTKDEDAKMFQRYNINIDFEVLVQVKETMVDVSSNCMELALKERREANEEAKNSEESKMNNMKAERAKRMWRAFQFAFKVYTFAGGHDERADCLTRQLAHEIQTDPDQTDSSNMS, from the exons tgCACAGTGGAGCATGTATTAGCAGCTCTTGATGGACTAATCAAGACGACAAGAGAAAGGTTCGGTATGATGGATCATGAATCTGAAGGAAGAAAGAGTTTTACACCAAAGGGTGTTTCATCGGAAGCAAGAAGAAGCTTTACAAGATCTGCTTCTTATTCAGAAAGTAACAACTCTTTTTACCCGTCTCCATTAACACCAAGATCAGTACTTCCGGGGACAATGCTAATGTCTAGTAACTCAACATCTCCAAGTCTTTGGAACTTGAGAGCTCAAGCTTTGGATAGGTTAAGCCCTGTTGATTTGAAGCGGTTTGCTATGCAGATCTTGTCACAAAGAGATTCAGAGAGTGTTAATGATATGAAGATTAGTatcgaagaagaaaacgaagagaGTGATACATCATTagtagaaaaagaagaggaagaagaagaggaagaagaagaagataatgattCCTCTGTTTTCGAAACAGAGAAGCATGATATTGAAACAGAGGATCATAGGGAAGGATCTGGACCAGATCATGAGACTGAAGCAGAGAATGAGATTGAAGAACATAACCTCATCGATGGTTCTGACACAGAGCCTGAGATTGAAACAGAGCATCATCTTGTAGGTTTTGAAACAGAGGACCATAGTGAAACCACAACTTCAGAGAGTAACTCAATAGACTAttctcaaaaagaagaagaatcagtgCCTCGATCGCCTCCACCTCCGCCACTTCCATCACCGCAATCGCCGTCACCGATGGCTTCAATGTTAAACAACAAATCTACTCTTCTCTCACAACCACCACCCCCACCTCCATCACCACAGTCTGAACTCAAAGCTCCGGCtcctccaccgccaccacctACGTCAAAATCATCTGAAAGTGGAGCTTTTTGTCAATTTCCGAGACAACAATCAATGCCGGCACCTCCAGCACCACCAGGTATCGTAAGATCTTTGCGTTCTAAGAAAGCAACTAGCAAATTGAGAAGATCAGCACAAATAGCAAATCTGTATTGGGTTCTCAAAGGGAAGCTTGAAGGCCGAGGTGTTGAAGGGAAAACAGGAAAAGCAAGTAAAGGGCAAAAGAATGTTCCAGAGAAATCTCCTGTTAAAGGTGCACGATCAGGAATGGCCGATGCACTTGCAGAGATGACAAAGAG GTCGAGTTATTTCCAGCAAATCGAAGAAGATGTTCAGAAATACGCTAAATCAATCGAAGAACTGAAATCTTCAATACAAAGTTTCCGGACAAAAGACATGAAAGAATTGCTTGAATTTCATAGCAAAGTGGAATCTGTTCTTGAGAAACTAACTGATGAAACTCAA GTTCTTGCGAGGTTTGAAGGCTTCCCTGAAAAGAAACTAGAAGCAATAAGAACAGCAGGTGCCTTGTACAAGAAGTTAGATGGGATTTTAGTTGAGCTCAAGAACTGGAAGATTGAACCTCCATTAAACGATCTTCTAGACAAGATAGAACGTTACTTCAACAAATTTAAAGGAGAGATTGAAACGGTTGAGCGAACAAAAGACGAAGACGCTAAAATGTTTCAGAGATACAACATTAACATCGATTTCGAAGTTCTTGTTCAAGTCAAAGAAACTATGGTTGATGTTTCATCAAATTGTATGGAGTTAGCACTAAAg GAGAGGAGAGAAGCAAACGAGGAAGCAAAGAATAGTGAAGAAAGCAAGATGAATAATATGAAGGCAGAGAGAGCTAAGAGGATGTGGAGGGCATTTCAGTTTGCTTTCAAAGTTTATACATTTGCAGGAGGTCACGATGAACGAGCAGATTGTTTAACAAGACAACTTGCACATGAGATTCAGACAGATCCTGACCAAACCGATTCATCGAACATGTCttga
- the LOC104737365 gene encoding probable serine/threonine-protein kinase samkC, translating to MSTSWAWIISSGLVGVISLMLRSVSNISVTGARFFLPTLNPLFIINGIIFILAASATVFGNGSDHSPATNHHHDDDTYHRYEQDDHHNHDRDRSSNNSSSSSFGQYNNKVQEKEKFPVRSESGGSYGVSSPEVRFPPTAPEKLVGIRRPPTAPVKTFPQDNTSGDENETMDEMWERVKAEKQPKKPNMLQDTTMPTSPSRSQVRRSTPSLLSPQSPSRSQARTPTPSLSSLSPVRPRLVPTLPSPSRARRPTPSLSSLSPVRRRVVPTSPSPSRARRPTPSLSSLSSSSSLARRPLSSSPARPGMKLMERIPSWVKLKKELSMGRDELNSRVEAFITKFKDEMKLQRSESIRRFKSFRGRGDD from the exons ATGTCAACCTCGTGGGCATGGATCATCTCTTCAGGATTAGTCGGAGTCATCTCACTGATGCTCCGATCGGTATCAAACATCTCCGTCACCGGAGCTCGCTTCTTTCTCCCTACTTTAAACCCTCTTTTCATCATCAACggcatcatcttcatcctcgcAGCCTCCGCTACAGTCTTTGGCAACGGTTCAGATCACTCTCCGGCAACAAACCATCACCATGATGATGATACCTATCATCGTTATGAACAAGATGATCATCATAACCATGACCGTGACCGTTCTTCTAATAACTCATCCAGTTCTTCGTTTGGTCAATACAATAATAAGGttcaagagaaagaaaagtttcCGGTGAGATCAGAGAGTGGAGGATCTTATGGGGTTTCTTCTCCGGAGGTTCGTTTTCCTCCAACGGCGCCGGAGAAACTCGTCGGTATCCGACGTCCACCTACTGCTCCAGTAAAGACTTTTCCACAAG ATAACACATCCGGTGACGAGAACGAGACAATGGACGAGATGTGGGAGAGAGTCAAAGCTGAAAAGCAACCAAAGAAACCTAACATGTTGCAAGACACAACAATGCCAACGTCACCGTCACGGTCACAAGTCAGGAGGTCTACTCCGTCTTTGTTGTCACCGCAGTCACCGTCACGGTCACAAGCCAGGACGCCTACTCCGTCTCTGTCGTCGCTATCGCCTGTTAGACCGCGTTTAGTTCCAACACTGCCGTCGCCATCTCGAGCGAGGAGGCCTACTCCGTCTTTGTCGTCGCTATCGCCTGTTAGACGGCGTGTAGTTCcaacatcaccatcaccatctcGAGCGAGGAGGCCTACTCCATCTTTGTCTTCGCTGTCATCGTCATCTTCGCTAGCGAGGAGACCTCTTTCTTCATCTCCGGCACGGCCGGGAATGAAGTTGATGGAGAGGATTCCGTCGTGGGTGAAGTTGAAAAAAGAGTTATCAATGGGAAGAGACGAGCTAAACTCACGAGTAGAAGCTTTCATTACAAAATTCAAGGATGAGATGAAATTGCAAAGGTCGGAGTCTATAAGACGTTTCAAGTCTTTCCGTGGTCGCGGTGACGACTAG
- the LOC104737364 gene encoding uncharacterized protein LOC104737364: MSKDKIVMLSYELSSSSPMEVNKEEVQNHFQSEEDDEDTSLGKRKINTIIKKDNEREVKRIAFSQEPLQEKEEDIDMIEEDTEREDHRVNDKIMEDNVHEEEYVVDFGGFF; encoded by the exons ATGTCAAAAGACAAGATCGTTATGCTTTCCTATGAACTCTCAAGCTCTTCACCTATGGAAGTAAACAAAGAAGAGGTCCAAAACCATTTTCAGTCcgaagaagatgacgaagatACTTCTCTAGGCAAGAGAAAGATAA ATACGATTATTAAGAAAGATAATGAAAGAGAAGTAAAGAGAATAGCCTTCTCTCAGGAACCtctacaagaaaaagaagaagacattgataTGATCGAAGAAGATACAGAAAGAGAGGATCATAGAGTTAACGACAAGATCATGGAAGATAATGTTCATGAAGAAGAGTATGTCGTTGACTTTGGTGGATTCTTTTGA
- the LOC104737366 gene encoding vacuolar protein sorting-associated protein 28 homolog 2 has protein sequence MTEVKLWNDKREREMYENFAELFAIIKATEKLEKAYIRDLISPSEYESECQKLIVHFKTLSATLKDTVPNIERFADTYKMDCPAAIYRLVTSGLPATVEHRATVAATTSNSASIVAECVQNFITSMDSLKLNMVAVDQVYPLLSDLSASLNKLSILPPDFEGKTKMKEWLSRLSKMGAADELTEQQSRQLHFDLESSYNSFMAALPKAGN, from the coding sequence atgacagaGGTCAAGTTATGGAACGACAAGCGAGAAAGAGAGATGTACGAGAATTTTGCAGAGCTTTTTGCGATCATCAAAGCCACAGAGAAGCTCGAGAAAGCTTATATAAGAGACCTAATCAGTCCTTCTGAGTACGAATCTGAATGTCAGAAACTCATTGTCCACTTCAAAACACTATCCGCTACACTCAAAGACACGGTGCCAAACATCGAAAGATTTGCAGACACGTACAAGATGGACTGTCCAGCTGCTATATACCGCCTGGTGACATCAGGTCTTCCCGCCACAGTGGAACACCGAGCTACCGTAGCAGCAACTACTTCCAACTCTGCATCCATCGTTGCTGAATGTGTACAGAACTTCATCACGTCGATGGATTCGTTGAAACTAAACATGGTGGCTGTCGATCAGGTGTATCCTCTCTTGTCTGATCTGTCGGCTTCTCTCAACAAACTGAGCATTCTACCGCCGGATTTCGAAGGGAAGACGAAGATGAAAGAATGGCTTTCGAGGTTGTCTAAGATGGGAGCAGCTGATGAGCTTACGGAACAGCAGTCAAGGCAACTTCACTTTGATCTTGAGTCATCTTACAACTCTTTCATGGCAGCTTTGCCTAAAGCTGGTAACTGA
- the LOC104737361 gene encoding ankyrin repeat-containing protein ITN1-like, with the protein MNQVAFVRELLKKLQNNDLALRNRFGFTALYSAAQSGATEIVEMMIDRNPSLAQIPGNEGELPLLTAIMFGHKETASLLFERTNFNIINNEMLTKLFHNLIYSDFFDFAVRLLDRTSTVAASQDSNGYTALHLMALKPYALSPNRMLSNFFRGERMSSSAGELIENLWNHFVNQHGTFTSFTQPKIMLFDAASVGNAEFLAIIISKFPDLIWFVNEKNQSIFHVAAENRHEGVFGLIFDLGPAKSRILDLVDNTGCNILHLTARLPPYDRLQVVSGAAFQMQRELLWFEAVKKMVPPRCIESNTSVHNTPDVIFTEEHQALRKEGEKWLKGTSTTCMIVATLIATLVFAASITVPSGFNKDGYPILADSKWFQTFYGASAVAFICSSLAIILFMSILTSRNSSNEFRMMLPSSLMLGLFMLFVSIVAMVIAFCGAVIVMHHSKIAWRGGTLVCLALFIGISFIAMHLKLLVGMIRASYWSKFFLQHRSRRFL; encoded by the exons ATGAATCAAGTAGCATTTGTCAGAGAACTTTTGAAGAAGCTGCAGAATAATGATTTGGCTCTTCGAAACAGATTCGGTTTCACAGCACTCTATTCTGCAGCTCAGTCAGGGGCTACAGAGATTGTTGAGATGATGATTGACAGGAACCCTAGTCTTGCACAGATACCTGGAAATGAGGGAGAGCTTCCACTGTTGACTGCAATCATGTTTGGGCACAAGGAGACAGCTTCACTTCTCTTCGAGAGAACAAACTTCAATATCATTAACAATGAGATGTTGACAAAGCTCTTTCATAATCTCATATATTCAGATTTCTTTG ATTTTGCTGTGAGGCTGTTGGATAGAACGAGCACAGTAGCTGCCTCTCAAGATTCCAACGGCTATACAGCTTTGCACTTGATGGCTTTAAAGCCTTATGCTCTCTCGCCTAACCGCA TGTTGTCCAATTTCTTCCGTGGAGAAAGAATGTCATCCTCAGCTGGGGAACTGATAGAAAATCTATGGAACCATTTTGTGAATCAACATGGCACCTTCACTTCATTTACACAGCCAAAAATTATGCTTTTTGACGCTGCAAGTGTTGGGAACGCAGAGTTTCTAGCTATTATCATCTCCAAGTTCCCAGATCTCATTTGGTTTGTTAATGAGAAGAACCAAAGCATATTCCACGTAGCTGCGGAAAACCGTCATGAGGGcgtatttggtttgatcttcgACCTAGGTCCTGCAAAGAGTAGAATTCTAGACTTAGTTGATAACACAGGTTGCAACATATTGCATCTTACGGCAAGGCTACCTCCATATGATCGGCTTCAAGTAGTATCCGGAGCAGCTTTTCAGATGCAGCGCGAGCTGCTTTGGTTTGAG gCCGTGAAAAAGATGGTACCCCCTAGATGCATAGAAAGCAATACTAGTGTGCATAATACACCAGATGTCATATTCACAGAGGAGCATCAGGCTCTGCggaaagaaggagagaagtgGCTAAAAGGGACATCAACTACGTGCATGATTGTTGCAACTCTGATTGCTACTTTAGTGTTTGCTGCTTCTATAACTGTCCCTAGTGGATTCAACAAAGATGGATATCCTATTTTAGCGGATAGCAAATGGTTTCAGACATTTTACGGTGCATCTGCTGTGGCATTCATCTGCTCATCACTAGCCATAATACTCTTCATGTCAATATTGACATCCAGGAACTCTTCTAACGAATTCCGGATGATGCTTCCTTCGAGCCTGATGTTGGGACTTTTCATGCTGTTCGTCTCTATAGTAGCAATGGTCATAGCCTTTTGTGGCGCCGTGATAGTTATGCACCATTCAAAGATTGCTTGGAGGGGTGGTACTTTAGTGTGTTTGGCTCTCTTCATCGGGATTTCCTTCATAGCGATGCATCTTAAACTCCTCGTTGGTATGATCCGTGCATCATACTGGTCCAAATTCTTCTTGCAGCATAGAAGTCGACGTTTTCTGTAG